The genomic region GCGGGCCAGGATCGACAACCCGCTAGGTGTCATAGCCAACGAGGTGCTTCCGCTCACCGTCTTGCAGCGCGAGGTGCACCTGACCGCCTGGCTCCCGAGCCGCATGGTGAAAAGCCGGGTCGCGGCGCTTTTGGAACGGCAGGCCAAGGAGGAGTTCGCAAGGGATTACGCGCAGTTTTATCTGGAAAAGGAAAGCAAGCCTGCCGAGGTGGGGGCGCCGATCCTGCTTAAAGGGAGCTCGCGCAGTTTGGGGGTGGTCCTCGTGCACGGTTTCCTCTCGGTTCCGGCCCAGATGCTGGAACTGGGGCGCTACCTGCAGGAGCGCGGTTACTGGGTCTACCTGTTGCGTCTTAGGGGACACGGCACCTCGCCGGAGGACCTTGCCGTGAGGATCGGAAGGGAGTGGGTGGAATCGGTGGACCTGGGATACGCCCTGATGAGCGCGCTATGCGACCGGGTGGTGCTGGGAGGATTCTCCTTCGGCGGCGGCGTGGCTCTCGACTGCGCCAGCCGCATCCCGCAGGTTGCCGGGGTCTTCGCGGTCTGTCCCCCGCAGCGGCTTTTGGACATCTCCTCGCGCTTCGCGCCGGCGGTTACCGTCTGGAACCGGGTCATGGACGCCATCAAGTACCAGTGGGCCAAGAAGGAGTTCGTGGAGTCGGTGCCCGAGCGGCCGGATCTCAACTACACCAGGATTCCGGTGTCGGGGCTGCGCGCCATGGAGCGGTTCATGAGGGGTCTTGAGCCCAAGCTCTCCGGGATCCGGGTGCCGGTGCTGGTGGCCCAGGCGGAATGGGACCCGGTGGTGGACCCCCAGGGCTCCCAGCGGCTCTTCGAGATGCTGGGGAGCGCCAGTAAGAAGTACCTGATGTTCCCCCTGCAGCGCCACGGCATCCTGGCGGGTTCAGGTTCGCACGAGGTGCATGCGGCCCTGGGCTCTTTCGTGGAGGAGATCCTGGCGAGAGCCACGTCGCATCCGGCCCTGGAAGCGCCCAAGCTCCCAGAGGCGACGACCCTCTGAACTCCCGGGGTTCACATAACGGCGCATATCTGCTACAAAACTTCCTATGGAAAATTCATCCCTGAAAATGAACCTGCTGCGAAGCCAGCACTGGGTCTTCGACCTGGACGGGACCCTAACCGTAGCCATCCACGACTTCGCGCAGATCCGCTCGGTTTTGGGAGTCCCGGAAGGGTGCGACATCCTGGGGCACCTGGACGCTCTCCCCGAGCCGCAAGCGGCTACTGCCAAGGCGCTTTTGGTGAGCATCGAGGAGGAGCTGGCGGCACGGACGGAACCAGCGGAGGGGGCTAGGGAACTGGTGCAGCTGCTGCACCTGCGGGGCGCGCGGCTGGGGGTGCTGACCCGGAACACTCGGGAGATCGCTCTGACGACGCTGGGAAGGATCGGGCTTTCGCCTTTCATCGCGGCGGACGATGTGCTCGGCCGCGAGGATGCATTGGCGAAACCCGACCCTGACGGGATCCTGAAACTAGCGTGCCGCTGGGGAGTCTCCCCGGCGGCACTGGTAATGGTTGGTGATTATGCCTTCGACCTGCTCACCGGCCGCGCTGCCGGGGCGGGGACCATCCATGTCGACCCCGCGCGCAGTTTTCGGTGGCCCGAGCTAAGCGATATCGCGGTCGGCAGCCTGGCCGAGCTGGCCTTGGCGCTGTCGTAAGGGTTGGCTCAGGCGAGCGCCTTCAGCTCGCTGTCGGCGATCTGCACGATCTCGTCGTAGATCGCCAGCTTGACATGCAGGTCGCACCATTTTTTCAACACGCTGCGGACCAGGTAAAGACCGTTGGCGAGCGTGCCGGATAAAAGGGCGATCCCGAGCATCCTCTGCTCCTCGACCGAGATCAGCACCGCGCCGTAGATGGCGATGTTGATCATGGAGGCGAGCCAGGCGATCTCCGGACCCTTGAAAGGGTTCAGCATCACCTTGGTGAGGTCGATGTAGTAGCGGGTCATGCCGCGCACCCTCCTCATCGACTCCACGATATCGTCTCTTTGCTGCTTCAGGTACAGGCAGGCTAGAAAGTGCGAGATAGCCAACTGTTTTCCATGTTGCATCCGTTCCGTGAGATACAGGTCGATCGCTTCGTCCACTGTCTCTTTGCTCATGGCTGCCATCCTTCGGGTACCTGCCAGTACCCTTTGCCGGGCAAGCTCTCTCACAGACCTTCTCTCTGACCCGGCTCAATCCAGCAAGAGTGGTCTGCAGTAGCTTCGCATAAGGCAAACTATCAGACAAAAGCTTCTTCGTGTCAACTCTCCAGTTGTCCCTATCGTCCCCATTTGCCGTTGTAATTAGGGTTTTGTTGACAACTTTCCGCTCCTGCCGTACTCTCCATCCCTGGCCGCCGCAAGCGGGGGGCGACTAAGGACGGGAGATCGGGCCGGAATATGATTAAAAGGTCGCAGCAGGGGAAGGCGCAGGCGGCAAGCGGGGTGATCGTCTCCCATTTCGGGGTGGCGGTCGAGGTGCTGTTCCAAAACGAGGAACGCCGCATGGTGCGGGTAAAGAGGAACTCGGGCCACGTGGTGGGGGACGAGGTCCGCGTCGTTGGCGAGGTGCTGGAGCGGCTGCCGAGAAAGACCGAGTTGCGCCGCAGCGACGCCCGCGGCGGGATCCACATGGTGGCGGCGAACCTCGACGTCTTGGGGATCGTGGTGGCGCCTGGAACCCCTGGCGGTTTCCTGGACCGGGCCATAGTAGCGGCGCGGGCCGCCGGGCTGCTCCCGTTCATCGTCTTCAATAAGTGCGACCTCCCCGAGGCGCGCGCGCAAAGCACCGGGCTCTCTGGCATCTACGGCGGAATCCTCCGCTTCTTTACCCTGAGCGCTGTCACCGGCGAGGGGTTGGAACCGTTGCGCGACTTCCTGCACGAGGGGCACCGCGGCGCATTCGTCGGCACCACCGGCGTCGGCAAAAGCTCCCTTTTGAACGCCCTTTGCCCCGACATCAACCTTAAAGTCGGGGAGTTGAGCGACCAGAACTGGACCGGCCGGCACACGACGACCGTTTCCTCGCTGCACGCCCTTCCCGGCGGCGGTGAACTGGTGGATACCCCGGGCTTCAGGGACTTCGGGCTGGTGGACATCTCCACTACGGAACTCGTGGCCCATTTTCCCGGTTTCGAGGCGCTGGAGCAAAACGCCTGCCGCTTCCACAACTGCCGGCACCGCCAGGAGCCCGGGTGCACCGTGAGGGAGCGGGTCGACTCCGGCGAGATCAATTACGACCGCTACCAGACCTACCTCGCCCTGCTCACCGAGGTGGAGGCGATCGAAGAGGCGGCGCAACGGCGCAACTGGAAGAAATAAGGAGAGTTAGCAACCATGGCCCAGCCCTGGCAAGTATTGCAAAGTGTAAAGACCGCAGACGGCGTGCTGGAACTGAGACAGCGCGGCGAGAGCGATTTCCTGATCACCGTCAACGGGCTGGTGCTGATGAACAGCTCGCTGCACCGCTCGGAGGTTGCACTCGGGGAGCTCGCCTGCGGACACCTGAAACAGCAGGAGGCGCCGCGGGTGCTGGTGGGGGGACTGGGGATGGGGATTACCCTGAGGGCGGTCCTGGACAACCTCCCCCCCAAGGCGATCGTCGTCGTGGCGGAGCTGAACCCCGTGGTGCTGGAGTGGTGCCGCGGGCCGCTGGCCCCGGTCACCGGCGGGGCGGCGAGCGACCCCAGGGTGGTCGTGGAGATAGCCGACGTGGCCGACACCATCAGGAAGAACGCCATGGCGAGGTCGCGCTTCGATGCCATCGTGCTCGACCTGTACACCGGGCCGCATGCGAAGACGCACAAGATCGAGGATCCTCTTTACGGCGCCATCGCCATCGAGATGACCCGTGCCGCGCTGAAGCCGGGCGGTGTCTTCGCCGTGTGGGGCGAGAATTACGACCAGGGGTTCGACAAGCGGCTGCGCGCGGCGGGCTTCTCCGTCACCTGCGACCGCCCAGGCCGCGGCGGGCTGCGCCACGTGGTCTACCTCGCCCGGGTGCAGCAGCGACCGGAAGCGGGGCGGCAGGGGAAACGCTGACCCGAAACCTGCACAGCAGCGCACACCCTACTCCGGGCCCGCCTCATCGGCGGGCCTTTTTCATGCCGGCGCCCGGCCCTGTCCGGTTGACAGCGAACGTCTATCTCGACCCGGGGAACGCCCCGAAACCGGCTCCGGCGTACTGCACCGCGCCGGGATCGTCGGCCCTGGGGGGGGAAACCGCGTGCACCCCGCCGCAGGCGGGGCATCCCTGGACGAAGGTCCGCAGCTCGAATCCCTCGCCGCATTCCTGGCAGGTCACCTGCAATGCGCCGCGAGGCAGCGCAGAGCCAGCCACCTGTCCTCCATGGGCCGCCAACACGAATTCCACCAGTTCCCTCCCGGTTGCGTAAGGGCCTTTCCCCCTTGAACTACCTGATCCGCAGTCGCACATGCTCTCCTCCTTTTGAGCTTTCTCAGCAGGTTCGAAGCCTACCGTTTCCTCTGCCTACGCTCCTTGATCTTGGTCAAAAAACATGCATAGCCAACCCGCTTTTCCCCATACAGAGCGCCGTTGCCGGATTCAAATTCCTCCCGCGCCGGAATTGCAATGAGAATTTATTCCAGTATATTGTCTTAGGATTTTTTAACCCGGTTCCGGGCGACGAGGAGAGGGGCCAGATGGAAGAGACAAAAGAACTTGAATTCGCGGACATAGGCGCAGTCAACTGCCATGACCACATCTGCCTCGTCTACCAGGGGGAAACCGAGATTTACCACCCGGTGCTCCCCTTCATCCAGAGGGGAATTGCCATCGGGGAGCGTTGCGTCTATCTGCACGCGGCGGAGGAGCGGCTGGAGCGGTTGCTGCTGAGTGCGCTCTCCTCACAACAGGACGACTCCGGGGCCCTGATACTGTTCCCGCTCAAGGAAGTCTGGCTCAAGGACGGCTCGTTCAAGCAGGAAAGGGTGCTGAAACTCTTGCAGGAAATCTGTGCCGCAGCCATCGACGACGGCTTCAGCGGCACCAGGGTCATCTGCGACATGGGGTGGGCGGCACGGGAGCCTAAGAGGCAGGAGCTGCTGCAGCGATTCGAGAGGGAGCTGACCGCCTTCGCTTCCCAAAACGACGTGACGCTCCTTTGCCTGTACAGCCGCGACCTTTTTGCCGCTGAGGGGGGGCTGGAGCTGGCGAAGCTGCACCCGCAGGTGATCGTCGACGGCAGGACCTGCGGCAATCCTTTCTATTTTCCTCTCGCTTCGGAGAGCCACTCCAGGACGGCACGCTGCGAGCTCGACGTCTTTTTGACCACCGCCCAGAAAATGACGGCGCTTACGGCCGAGAGCGACCGGCTCAAGCAGGAGCTGGAACAGGCCTACGGCGCGCTCGCGCGCAAGATCTATGAAAACTGGCAGGAGGAGGACACGCTGCGGGCGAGCGAAAAGGAGATGCAGGAAAAGGACGAGGCTCTTCTGGAACACAAGAGGAAACTGCAGACCATCCTGCAGCATATCCCGGCCCTGCTGATGGCGTTCGATAGCGGCGACCGGCTGGCCGCCTGCAATCACGAGTTCGAAAGGGCCACGGGGTTCAGGGTGGAAGAGGTGATCGGCAAGCCGATGCTGGAGCTGCTTCACGTGGAAGGAGAGCTGCGCAAAGAGGTGGTCTCGGCGCACCCGCGCGAGGGGGGGGATTACCGGGGCAGGGAGTGGAACCTGCGCTGCAGAGACGGGTCGGTGAGGACGGTCGCCTGGTCCAACATCTCACGCTACGTCCCGATCAGGGGGTGGAGCAACTGGATCGTGGGACTCGACATGACCGCGAGGCACCACGCGGAGAACGCCCTGAAGGGGCTGCGGGACGAATTGGAGGCGAGAAGCGCCGAACTGGAGGCCTTCGGAGAGGCGGTTTCCCACGACCTCAGCGCCCGGTTGGCCGGGCTCGGCGAGGACTGCCGCGAGATGCAAGAACTCTACGGCGGCGAACTCTCCACCCCCTGCCGAAGGCTGCTGGAGAAGGTATCGGTCGCCGCGCTGGAACTGGCCGGCCCCATCGACGCGATGCAGCGTCTGACCGCACTGACCGCCGCCGGCCTGCAGCCCGAAGAGGTGAACCTGAGCGCCATGGCGTCGGAGATAGCCGAGAAGCTCTCCGACACGGTGACCCGGCCGGTTACCTTCAGGATCGAGGGGGGGGTGACCGTGACCGGCGACCGCGAGATGCTGAGGCTCGCCATGGAACAGCTTTTGGAGAACGCCTTCAACTGCACCGCCGGGGTCAAACATCCGGTGATCAAGTTCGGCACGGCACAGGTGAAGGGGGAGCGGAGCTTCTACGTCTCCGACAACGGACCGAGGCAGGGCGAGCAGCAGGGCAAGGGATTAGCTGGCAAGGGTGAAGGGCAGGAGCGGATCTCCAGCGGCATCGCCCTTGCCACCGTGCAAAGGATCATCAACCTGCACCGCGGCCGGATCTGGTGCGCCGACCAAACGGGCAGGGGAGGCACCCTGTACTTCCAGGTGTAGCGGAAGAGGCACTGTCATGAAAAGTGGTCGCGCAACGCCGCTTCCCGTCGTCTTGGTCGATGACGACGAAGGGATGCTCATGGTGTACGCCATGCTCCTCAAAGGGCACGGTATCGGGCCGGTCATGGCATTTGACGACGGGGCCCAGTTGCTGCCGTTTCTCAGGCGCAACGAGGCTGCGGCCGTGGTCCTGGACCTGTCGCTTCCCACCGTAAACGGCAAGGAGCTTTTGGAGCGTGTGGTGGAGGAATTTCCGCAGCTGCCGGTAATGGTCAGCACCGCGGCCGCCGAGGTGGGACAGGCCGTCTCCTGCATGCGCGCAGGCGCCTGCGACTACCTGGTCAAGCCCATCGACAATCTGGTCTTCCTCGCGGCGATAGACCGCGCCCTGGGGCTCGCACGCGGGCCGGCCCACCACTGGGAAAGGGAAACCGCTTTCCCCGAGATCATCACCGAGAACCGTCAGATGCTGGCCCTTTTACGGCGCACCAAAGCCGTGTCGCGTTCCGGGCAGCCGGTGCTGGTGACGGGGGAAACTGGCGTGGGGAAGGAGCTCTTCGCGGAGGCGGTGCATCGGTTTGGCGGGAGCCGGGGTGAATTCGTCACGGTCAACGTCGCGGGTCTTGACGATGCCGTCTTCTCCGACACCCTCTTCGGGCACCGCAAGGGTGCATTCACCGGGGCGCAGCAAAACCGGGACGGCCTGATCAGAAGGGCGGCGGGAGGGACGCTGTTTCTGGACGAGATCGGGGAATTGCCGGAGCTTTCCCAGATCAAGCTGCTCAGGCTGATCCAGGAACACGAGTACCTGCCGCTTGGCTGCGACACACCCGCCTTCAGCGACGCGGGGATCGTCGTCGCCACCAACCGCGAACTCAAAAGGCTCCTGGAGCAGGGGAGGTTGCGGGAGGATCTTTACTACCGGCTTTGCTGCCACCAGATCCATGTCCCTCCGCTTCGGGAGCGCAGCGGCGACATACCGCTTCTTTTGGACCACTTCGTGGCCCAGGCCGCGCGACGGATGGGCAAGGCGAAACCATCGTACCCGCCTGAGCTGCCGCGCATGCTGGAGCGCTATCACTTCCCGGGCAACGTGCGCGAACTGCAGGCAATGGTCTACGATGCCGTAGCGCTGCACGAAAAAGGCTCCTTGCCGCTCTCCAGCTTCAGAAAGAGGATCGACGCGTCTTCCGGGGACGCGCGCCTCACCGCCGAAGAAGAAAGCGTCACTGTCACCTTTCACGGCTTTCCCAGCATGAAGGAGGCGCAGACGCTTCTGATCAGCGAGGCGTTGCGCATGTCCAACGGAAACCAGGGCGAAGCCGCCTCGCTGCTAGGAATTTCACGACAGGCTCTCAACAACAGGCTCAGGAGAAAGGCAGGTATGCCCTGAACCGCAACAAGCGTTGCACCTGCCACATATGTTGTCCGACCTAAACCCGCCCTAGGCAGCCGTCCGCGCTCCCGCGCCGGAAAAAGAAAGATTTGTTGCGGCTCCCGCTGCTCCATCCAAGCTCCCTGTTCTGGAACAAGTGCCCGGAATCGTAGCCAAAGATCCAAGGAGCGGGGGCGGGCATGGTTACTGCTGTAGTCACTGCAGGCACAAAAATCGCGGAGGCAGGTGAGGTAAGCCTGCCACGGACAAAGGAACACGACGGGGAACGAAGGTCATAAAAGGGGGTGCCCGATGACCGGTATGTTCAGGGAACGGAAGACGAACGGGGAGGGCAGGTATTTGAGCATAGACAAGGAAGCAGCATCGAGCATGCTGAACGCCTCCTACGCGGTGGACCTGAAATCCGCGGTACACAGCTCGTTGGAAACCATCAGGAACATGCTGCTGGAAAGGCCCAACAACGAGGAGATCAGCGTGCTGACCCAGCAGGTCGAGCGCCTTTTGACCGAACAGACCGAGCGGCTGGAATCGATCAACCGCGACCTGGAGGCGTTCAACTACTCGGTGGCCCACGACCTCTGCGCGCCGCTCAGAAGGATCTGCGGCTTCACCCGCGCCCTGCAGGAGCAGTATGCCGGCAGGCTGGACATTGAGGGGATGGATTACCTGGAGCGGATCTTCAAGTCCTCGCAGCACATGAACGAGCTGATCGAGGCGCTCTTGCAGCTCTCCCAGCTCTCCTACCTGAACCTGAAGCGGGAGGTGGTCGACCTCTCCGAGATCGTGAGCGAGACGGCGAGCGACCTGCAGCAGAGCACCCCGGACCGGAAGGCCGAGTTCATCATCCAGCCGCGCATCCGCACCTTCGGCGACTCGAGCCTTTTGGAGATCGCGATGAAGAACCTGCTCCGAAACGCCTGGAAGTTCACCCAGATGCGGGAGGTTGCCTGCATCGAGTTCGGCGCCCGCGAGGTCGCCGCGGACAGGACCTGCTTCGTGAAAGACAACGGGATCGGCTTCGACATGGCAAACGCCGACAAGATGTTCCACGCCTTCCAGCGCCTGCACCCAAGCAGCGAGTTCCCCGGCAACGGCATCGGCCTCACCACGGTGCAGCGCATCATCAACCGCCACGGCGGCAGGATCTGGGCCGAAGGCGAGGTGGACAAGGGGGCGACCTTCTACTTCACCCTGCAGTCCTGCATTACCTAGGAAAATGAGTGCTTTTGCGGCGGCGGGTTATCTGCTATCATCCGCGCCTTGACCAGCAAGGAGGCGGGCGATGCACGAGATGTCGATAACACAGAGCGTGGTGGAGATTTGCGAGGGGCACGCCGCGGGGCGCAAGGTTACCGAGGTGGTGCTGCTTATCGGAGAGCTTTCGGGGGTGGTGCCCGAGAGCGTCGAGTTCTGCTTCGAGGCGTGCACCAAGGGGACCCTGCTGGAGGGAGCGCGCCTGCAACTGGAACTCGTGCCAGGGGTCGGCAACTGCCCCGCCTGCCACGGCGAGTTCCCCATCTCCACCCTGTTCGCCGCCTGCCCCGGATGCGGCGCCTTTGGCCTCAGCATCGTCTCCGGAGAGGAGTTGCGGGTCAAGGAACTGGAGCTGGAATGAGTACCGGTACCCCTGGTCGTGGGACAAAATGATACAATCGCGGGACAGAAGTACCCAGGCAAATTGGGACAAAAGCGGCACCGTCGGGATGACCCCACGGTGGCCGCTTTTTTTGTTCCTGTAAATTCAGCATCTTTCGCGCTCGGATTTTGTTTACGGGATTGGCACGGGTGTTGCCGTATACGTGCGGTTTTTGTGATTTATTCCGAGGGAGGGGTGTTATGAAAGAAGAGATGTTCTGCGAGGGGGTAACCCGGAGGAGTTTCATGAAGGCCTGCGTCACCGCGACGGCCATGATGGGGCTTCCCTTCGCCATGCATACGCAGGTTGTCGAGGCGATCGAGAAAAACGGCAACCCGGCGGTGATCTGGCTCCATTTCCAGGAGTGCACCGGCTGTTCCGAATCGCTTCTGCGCTCGAGCCATCCGACCATTTCCACGCTGATACTGGACATGATCTCGCTGGACTACCACGAGACGCTGATGGTAGGCGCCGGGCACCAGGCCGAGAAGTCGCTGCACGACTCGATGAAGGAGAACCAGGGTAAGTACATCCTGGTGGTCGAGGGGGCCATCCCCACCAAGCAGAACGGGATCTTCTGCAAGGTTTCCGGCAAGACCGCCATGGAATCGCTGCAGGAGGCGGCCAAGGGGGCTGCCGCCATCATCAGCATCGGGACCTGCGCCTCCTACGGCGGCATCCAGTCCGTGGCCCCGAACCCCACCGGTGCGGTAGGCGTCAGGGACATCGTCAAGGACAAGCCGGTGATCAACATCCCGGGCTGCCCCCCCAACCCCTACAACTTCCTTTCCACCGTGCTCTACTACCTGACCTTCAAGAAGCTCCCCGAGCTGGACAACCTGGGGCGCCCGAAGTTCGCCTACGGCCGGAAGATCCACGAGCATTGCGAAAGGCGCCCGCACTTCGACGCCGGCCGCTTCGCCAAGGCCTACGGCGACCCAACCCATGCCCAGGGGTACTGCCTGTACAAGCTGGGGTGCAAGGGGCCCGCGACCAGCGCCAACTGCTCCGTCCAGCGCTTCAACGACGTCGGGGCGTGGCCGGTATCCATCGGGCACCCCTGCATCGGCTGCACTGAGCCTGACATCCTGTTCAAGACCGCCATCGCCGAGAAGGTGCAGATCCACGAGCCCACCCCGTTCGACAGCTACGCGCCGGTCGACCTGAAGGAGAAGGGGAAGGGACCGGATCCGCTCACCACCGGCTTCGTGGGGCTTGCCGCAGGCGCGGCCCTTGGCGCGGGCGCCATGCTCGCCAAGAAGCTTCCGGGCAACACGCAGGAGGGTGGCGATGAAAAATCCGAGTAGACGCGACTTCCTGAAGCTGGCGGGAGCGACCGGGGCGGGGCTCTTGGCCTGCGGCGCCGGGAGCGCGCTCGCCAACGAGGGGACCCAGATCAACAACGAGGAACTGGGGATGCTCTACGACGCCACCAAGTGCGTCGGTTGCAAGGCGTGCATGGCCTCCTGCAAGAGGGTGAACAGCGACTACGGCTCCCTCTCCTACGAAAAGGCCAAGTTCGACAGCGACGGGCTCTGGGACGCCCCGAGCGATCTCTCCGGTTCCACCCGGACCCTGATCAAGCTCTTCAAGGAGAGCGAGCAGCGCTGGAGCTACGTCAAGTACTCCTGCATGCACTGCCAGAAGCCTTCCTGCGTCTCGGTCTGCCCGGTTTCCGCCATGACCAAGGAGAAGGTCTCCGGCATCGTCGACTACAACAAGAACACCTGCATCGGCTGCCGTTACTGCCAGATTGCCTGCCCCTATAACATCCCGAAGTTCCAGTGGGAGAAGGCGCTGCCGCAGATCGTCAAATGCGACCTCTGCAAGGCGACCAACCTGCGCGAGAAGGGGATCTCCGCCTGCGCCGAGGTCTGCCCGGTCGGGGCCATCAAGTTCGGCAAGAGAAAGGATCTCCTTGCCGAGGCGCACCAAAGGCTCAAGGATACCCCGGACCGGTACCTGCCGCACGTCTACGGCGAGCACGAGGGAGGGGGGACGAACCACCTCTACCTGGCCAGCATGCCGTTCAACAAGCTGGGGCTTCCCGACATCAAGCCCGAGGCGCCGGCCGAGTTCTCCGAGAAGATCCAGCACACTATCTATAAGGGGTTCATCGCCCCGGTCGCGCTCTACAGCACCCTTTGCTTCATCGCGGTGAAGAACATGAAGAAGCACCAGGGGCACGACGGCCACGATCATAATAAGGAGGAGAAGTAATGGGAAACCCTGAAGAATACCAGAAACTTGAAGGCAAGATCTTTACCAAGTCCTTCTTCATCCTCCTGTCTGTTGTGCTGCTTGGCTTCTACTTCGTCGGGGTGCGCTACGTGAAGGGGATCGGCGCGGTCTCCAACATGAGCGACGGCTACCCCTGGGGGATCTGGATCACCTACGACGTCGCCACCGGCACCGCCATCGCCTGCGGCGGCTACGCGGTCGCGATCCTGGTCTACATCCGGAACCGGATGCAGTACCACCCAATGATCCGTTCGGCGATCCTCACCTCCATGTTCGGCTACGGCCTGGCCGGCTTCTCGGTCATGGTGGACCTCGGGCGCCCCTGGAACGCCTACAACTTCTTCATCCCGAGCAAGTGGCAGGCGAACTCCGCCATGTTCGAGGTGGCGCTCTGCGTCATGGCTTATTCCACGGTCCTGATCCTGGAATTCCTCCCGGCCATCCTGACCTCCATCGAGCAGAGCAAGTGGGAGCGGATGAACGCGGTCAGAAACTGGCTGCACCCGAAAATCGCCCCGGACCAGAAGAGCATGCAGGACAAGCTGGAGATGGTGCGCCTGGGGGCCATCTGGCTCAAGCCGCGCCTGAACAAAGTCCTCATCTTCTTCATCGTGCTCGGCATCACGCTCCCGACCATGCACCAGTCGTCCTTGGGAAGCCTGCTCCTCATCGCCTCGACCAAGCTGCACCCGCTCTGGCACACGGGCTTCCTGCCGCTTCTGTTCCTGTTGAACTGCGTCTTCATCGGTTACGCCATAGCGATCCTGGAGTCCATCATCTCCAGCTACTCCTTCAGAAGGCCCTTCGAGACCGAGGAGCTTTCGGGCTTGGCCGCCTTGATCCCTTTCGTCACCGTGATCTGGCTCAGCGTCGTGATCGGGGACCTGGCCTACCGCGGCCAGATCGGCGCCGCCCTCAAGGGGGACTTCTACTCCGGCTGGTTCATGACCGAGTTCCTGCTGGTGGCGAGCGGCTCGCTGCTCCTTTTCTTCAAGAAACTGAGGAAGTCGCCGCGCTGGCTCTTCACCAGCGCCTCGCTGATCGTCCTTGGGGGAGCGCTCTACCGCTTCAACGTCTACCTGATCGGCTTCAACCCGGGGCAGGGGTGGAGGTACTTCCCCTCCTTCGCCGAGGTCATGATCACGGTCGGCATCGTGGCGCTGGAGGTGCTGGGGTACAAGGTGTTCGTGGCACTCTTCCCGGTGCTTCCCAACACCTCTGCCCACGGCGGCGGGCACGCCCCGGCGAAAAAGGCGGCGGCCCAAAAGGGGAAGAAAGCCTCTATCGAGGTCCAGCACGCGCCGGTCGAAGCGCACTGAACCCTATTAATTCAATTCAGCTTTTGGAGGAAATAAATGTCTAGAATCACGCTTGATCCCATCACCCGCATCGAAGGGCACCTCAGGATAGACGTCGAAGCCAACGGCGGCAAGGTCACCAACGCCTGGTCTTCGGCCCAGATGTGGCGCGGCATAGAGGTCATCCTCAAGGGGCGCGCCCCGGAGGATGCCTGGAGCTTCGTGCAGCGCTTTTGCGGCGTCTGCACCACGGTGCACGCCATCTCCTCGATCCGCGCCGTAGAGCACGCCCTGAACGTCGAGGTGCCGGTAAACGCCCAGTACATCCGCAACATCATGATCGCCCAGCACTCGGTGCAGGACCACATCGTCCACTTCTACCACCTCTCGGCTCTCGACTGGGTCGACATCGTCTCGGCGCTCAAGGCCGACCCCAAGAAGACCGCGCAGATCGCACAGAGCATCTCCGACTGGCCGGGGAACTCCGAGAAGGAGTTCAAGGCGGTCCAGGACAAGCTGAAGGCCTTCGTCGCCG from Citrifermentans bremense harbors:
- a CDS encoding MEDS domain-containing protein, with the protein product MEETKELEFADIGAVNCHDHICLVYQGETEIYHPVLPFIQRGIAIGERCVYLHAAEERLERLLLSALSSQQDDSGALILFPLKEVWLKDGSFKQERVLKLLQEICAAAIDDGFSGTRVICDMGWAAREPKRQELLQRFERELTAFASQNDVTLLCLYSRDLFAAEGGLELAKLHPQVIVDGRTCGNPFYFPLASESHSRTARCELDVFLTTAQKMTALTAESDRLKQELEQAYGALARKIYENWQEEDTLRASEKEMQEKDEALLEHKRKLQTILQHIPALLMAFDSGDRLAACNHEFERATGFRVEEVIGKPMLELLHVEGELRKEVVSAHPREGGDYRGREWNLRCRDGSVRTVAWSNISRYVPIRGWSNWIVGLDMTARHHAENALKGLRDELEARSAELEAFGEAVSHDLSARLAGLGEDCREMQELYGGELSTPCRRLLEKVSVAALELAGPIDAMQRLTALTAAGLQPEEVNLSAMASEIAEKLSDTVTRPVTFRIEGGVTVTGDREMLRLAMEQLLENAFNCTAGVKHPVIKFGTAQVKGERSFYVSDNGPRQGEQQGKGLAGKGEGQERISSGIALATVQRIINLHRGRIWCADQTGRGGTLYFQV
- a CDS encoding GSU0071 family protein; translation: MSKETVDEAIDLYLTERMQHGKQLAISHFLACLYLKQQRDDIVESMRRVRGMTRYYIDLTKVMLNPFKGPEIAWLASMINIAIYGAVLISVEEQRMLGIALLSGTLANGLYLVRSVLKKWCDLHVKLAIYDEIVQIADSELKALA
- the rsgA gene encoding ribosome small subunit-dependent GTPase A, which codes for MIKRSQQGKAQAASGVIVSHFGVAVEVLFQNEERRMVRVKRNSGHVVGDEVRVVGEVLERLPRKTELRRSDARGGIHMVAANLDVLGIVVAPGTPGGFLDRAIVAARAAGLLPFIVFNKCDLPEARAQSTGLSGIYGGILRFFTLSAVTGEGLEPLRDFLHEGHRGAFVGTTGVGKSSLLNALCPDINLKVGELSDQNWTGRHTTTVSSLHALPGGGELVDTPGFRDFGLVDISTTELVAHFPGFEALEQNACRFHNCRHRQEPGCTVRERVDSGEINYDRYQTYLALLTEVEAIEEAAQRRNWKK
- a CDS encoding hydrogenase maturation nickel metallochaperone HypA codes for the protein MEFVLAAHGGQVAGSALPRGALQVTCQECGEGFELRTFVQGCPACGGVHAVSPPRADDPGAVQYAGAGFGAFPGSR
- a CDS encoding sigma-54-dependent transcriptional regulator, which codes for MKSGRATPLPVVLVDDDEGMLMVYAMLLKGHGIGPVMAFDDGAQLLPFLRRNEAAAVVLDLSLPTVNGKELLERVVEEFPQLPVMVSTAAAEVGQAVSCMRAGACDYLVKPIDNLVFLAAIDRALGLARGPAHHWERETAFPEIITENRQMLALLRRTKAVSRSGQPVLVTGETGVGKELFAEAVHRFGGSRGEFVTVNVAGLDDAVFSDTLFGHRKGAFTGAQQNRDGLIRRAAGGTLFLDEIGELPELSQIKLLRLIQEHEYLPLGCDTPAFSDAGIVVATNRELKRLLEQGRLREDLYYRLCCHQIHVPPLRERSGDIPLLLDHFVAQAARRMGKAKPSYPPELPRMLERYHFPGNVRELQAMVYDAVALHEKGSLPLSSFRKRIDASSGDARLTAEEESVTVTFHGFPSMKEAQTLLISEALRMSNGNQGEAASLLGISRQALNNRLRRKAGMP
- a CDS encoding HAD family hydrolase: MENSSLKMNLLRSQHWVFDLDGTLTVAIHDFAQIRSVLGVPEGCDILGHLDALPEPQAATAKALLVSIEEELAARTEPAEGARELVQLLHLRGARLGVLTRNTREIALTTLGRIGLSPFIAADDVLGREDALAKPDPDGILKLACRWGVSPAALVMVGDYAFDLLTGRAAGAGTIHVDPARSFRWPELSDIAVGSLAELALALS
- a CDS encoding spermidine synthase, giving the protein MAQPWQVLQSVKTADGVLELRQRGESDFLITVNGLVLMNSSLHRSEVALGELACGHLKQQEAPRVLVGGLGMGITLRAVLDNLPPKAIVVVAELNPVVLEWCRGPLAPVTGGAASDPRVVVEIADVADTIRKNAMARSRFDAIVLDLYTGPHAKTHKIEDPLYGAIAIEMTRAALKPGGVFAVWGENYDQGFDKRLRAAGFSVTCDRPGRGGLRHVVYLARVQQRPEAGRQGKR